The Apus apus isolate bApuApu2 chromosome 8, bApuApu2.pri.cur, whole genome shotgun sequence genome has a window encoding:
- the OSTN gene encoding osteocrin translates to MQQFQLVVVHLALVITLLQWHASSVLLAEAAPEPLEPSAALAMGAHPVASEEKSATNLAAKLFLLDELVSLENEVTETKKKRSFPGFGSPIDRISSTSMDAKGKKRKVVELPKRRFGVPLDRIGVSRLGNTKG, encoded by the exons ATGCAGCAGTTCCAGCTTGTTGTGGTGCATTTGGCCCTTGTGATCACCCTGCTGCAGTGGCACGCTAGCTCAGTGCTCCttgcagaggcagctccagAG cctttggagccttctgctgctctggccaTGGGAGCACATCCAGTTGCCAGTGAAGAGAAGTCAGCCACCAACCTGGCAGCCAAACTGTTCCTTCTTGATGAGCTGGTGTCTCTGGAGAATGAGGTGACTgagaccaaaaagaaaagaagtttccCAGGATTTGGGTCCCCGATCGACAGGATTTCTTCAACCTCTATGGATGCTAAAGGCAAAAAGAG GAAAGTGGTTGAGCTGCCTAAGAGAAGGTTTGGAGTTCCTCTCGACCGGATTGGAGTGAGTCGTCTCGGCAACACCAAGGGTTAG